A window of Elusimicrobiota bacterium genomic DNA:
GCGGCGTCTTCCTCGCCTCGGCCTCGAGCTCCGCGTGCTTCTCGGCCTCCCCAGTCTTCGTCGGCAGGTGGATCTCCTCCTTGACCGTCACCGACGCCTGGGCGCGCTCGCCGGCGATCACGGCGAGCTTCTCGGCTTCGGCCAGGTCGGCGATCTCCTCCTCGACCCTTTCACGCTCGGCCTCGACCACCTTCAGCTCGTCCTTGAGCCGCTTGCGGCGGCCCTCGATCTCGGCGTAGCGCGCGACGAGCTTCACGCCTCCGTCCTTCGCGCGCTCCTCCGGCGGCAGAGCCGCCACCCGATGCTCGTCCCGGAAGAGCGGGCACAGGTCGCGATACTCGCACCAATCGCACAAGGAGGACTGCCTCGTCGGGAACTCATGGTCGTGCTTGATCCTCGAGATCAGCTCGGACGCGTCGGCCAGGAGCTTCGCGCGCGCGGCGTCGTCGCGGATGGAGACCAAGGTCTTGCCGTGGCGCACGTAATGCCACTTGAGGCGGACCTCCTTCGTGTCGGGCCACTCGCGGCGCACGGCCAGCTCGTAGAGCGCGAGCTGCCAGTCCTCGTCGGCGTGCTGCTGGTTCGGCAGGGACTTGGCCGTCTTGTAGTCCACGATCTCGAAGGCGCCGTCCGGCGCCAGCGCGAGGCGGTCCACGAAGCCCTCGATGCGGTACTCGTGCCCGTCGACCGTGATCGGGAACCCGACTCGTTTTTCGACGGCCACCGTGCGGTCCGCGGAGAACGGCTGGTG
This region includes:
- a CDS encoding PD-(D/E)XK nuclease family protein, yielding MDQPHLEEDRSSKFSPSKLSVYQNCPRRYQYRYVDKISRMRKTPETVVGVAVHSAFEELYGLVTGGKVPSLPELQEIYEREFSDGWDETVVEKDARFAKDDWRKVGRDCVQLYYEGHQPFSADRTVAVEKRVGFPITVDGHEYRIEGFVDRLALAPDGAFEIVDYKTAKSLPNQQHADEDWQLALYELAVRREWPDTKEVRLKWHYVRHGKTLVSIRDDAARAKLLADASELISRIKHDHEFPTRQSSLCDWCEYRDLCPLFRDEHRVAALPPEERAKDGGVKLVARYAEIEGRRKRLKDELKVVEAERERVEEEIADLAEAEKLAVIAGERAQASVTVKEEIHLPTKTGEAEKHAELEAEARKTPLWAEVARLDGHALLDGLKARRWTGELLALAESLVARFGHRVRKRTVRLKRRADSEED